In Rhizobium sp. ARZ01, a genomic segment contains:
- a CDS encoding glutamate synthase subunit beta has protein sequence MGKVTGFMEIDRQVAKYQPASDRIRHFREFTIPMSDQEVQKQAARCMDCGIPYCHGPTGCPVHNQIPDWNDLVYNGNWELAIRNLHSTNNFPEFTGRVCPAPCEEACTLNLEDTPVAIKTVEQAIADKAYEMGYIVPQPATVHTGKKVAVIGSGPAGMAAAQQLARAGHEVHLFERESKPGGLLRYGIPDFKMEKNFIDRRVEQMRGEGVTFHCGVNVGVDKTMDELFATFDAVLYCGGSETPRDAGIPGVDLLGVHDAMPYLVQQNRRIGRENVDSVGWPSDPILAGGKHIVVVGGGDTASDCVGTAFRQGAVKVTQLDIRPQPPEKEDKLAVWPFWATKMRTSSSQAEGAIREFQVGTLEFVGEDGVLTGVKCCQVDERRKPVAGTEFIIKADLAFIAIGFRGPFTNSVVKDLGETLAINTDKRGSSNVVANDRDYKTSVDKLWTAGDIRRGQSLVVWAIREGRQAARAIDEALMGSTTLPR, from the coding sequence ATGGGTAAGGTTACAGGTTTCATGGAAATCGATCGGCAGGTTGCGAAGTACCAGCCGGCGTCGGATCGCATTCGCCACTTCCGCGAATTCACGATTCCCATGTCGGACCAGGAAGTTCAAAAGCAGGCAGCGCGCTGCATGGACTGCGGCATTCCCTATTGCCACGGTCCGACGGGATGTCCTGTTCATAACCAGATCCCGGACTGGAACGATCTGGTCTACAACGGCAACTGGGAACTGGCGATCCGCAACCTGCATTCGACCAACAACTTCCCGGAGTTCACCGGCCGCGTCTGCCCCGCACCCTGCGAGGAGGCGTGCACGCTGAACCTCGAGGACACGCCGGTCGCCATCAAGACCGTCGAACAGGCGATCGCCGACAAGGCCTATGAGATGGGCTACATCGTGCCGCAGCCGGCAACGGTCCACACCGGCAAGAAGGTCGCCGTCATCGGCTCCGGCCCCGCCGGCATGGCGGCTGCCCAGCAGCTCGCCCGCGCCGGCCATGAGGTCCATTTGTTCGAGCGCGAGTCCAAGCCCGGCGGCCTGCTGCGCTACGGTATCCCGGATTTCAAGATGGAGAAGAACTTCATCGACCGCCGCGTCGAGCAGATGCGCGGCGAGGGCGTCACCTTCCATTGCGGCGTCAATGTCGGCGTCGACAAGACGATGGACGAGCTTTTCGCCACCTTCGATGCCGTGCTCTACTGCGGCGGTTCTGAAACCCCGCGCGACGCGGGTATTCCCGGCGTCGATCTCCTTGGCGTGCATGACGCCATGCCCTATCTCGTCCAGCAGAACCGCCGCATCGGCCGCGAGAACGTCGACAGCGTCGGCTGGCCATCCGATCCGATCCTCGCTGGTGGCAAGCACATCGTGGTCGTCGGCGGCGGCGATACCGCGTCTGACTGTGTGGGCACTGCGTTCCGTCAGGGCGCGGTGAAAGTAACCCAGCTCGATATCCGTCCGCAGCCGCCGGAAAAGGAGGACAAGCTCGCCGTCTGGCCGTTCTGGGCGACGAAGATGCGCACTTCCTCCTCGCAGGCCGAAGGCGCGATCCGCGAGTTCCAGGTCGGCACGCTCGAATTCGTCGGCGAGGACGGCGTTCTGACGGGCGTCAAGTGCTGCCAGGTGGACGAGCGCCGCAAGCCGGTCGCCGGCACCGAGTTCATCATCAAGGCCGACCTCGCCTTCATCGCCATCGGTTTCCGCGGCCCCTTCACCAACAGCGTGGTCAAGGACCTCGGCGAGACGCTGGCGATCAACACCGACAAGCGCGGTTCCTCGAACGTCGTCGCCAACGACCGCGACTACAAGACCTCGGTCGACAAGCTCTGGACTGCCGGCGACATCCGCCGCGGCCAGTCGCTGGTCGTCTGGGCGATCCGCGAAGGCCGCCAGGCCGCACGCGCGATCGATGAGGCGCTAATGGGCTCGACCACGCTGCCGCGCTGA
- a CDS encoding VOC family protein, with protein sequence MENTRPEPTAAEARSTFLAVEPQLYVTNIEASCDYYSEKLGFTVAFLYGDPPYYGQVYRDGVQLNLRQVERLPFDSDFRAREIDALSATIVVEDVAALYAEYEATGANFHQKLQIEEWGTKTIIVSDPDGNLIAFAS encoded by the coding sequence ATGGAAAACACAAGGCCCGAGCCAACGGCTGCCGAGGCTCGCTCGACATTTCTCGCCGTCGAGCCGCAGCTTTACGTTACCAATATCGAAGCGTCTTGCGACTACTATAGCGAGAAGCTTGGTTTCACCGTCGCCTTCCTCTACGGCGATCCGCCCTACTACGGACAGGTCTATCGCGACGGCGTTCAGTTAAACCTGCGGCAGGTTGAACGCTTGCCGTTCGACAGCGACTTTCGGGCAAGAGAAATCGATGCTCTCTCGGCAACGATCGTCGTCGAGGACGTTGCCGCGCTCTATGCCGAATACGAGGCGACCGGCGCCAATTTTCACCAGAAACTGCAGATCGAGGAATGGGGCACGAAGACGATCATCGTCAGCGATCCCGATGGCAACCTGATCGCGTTTGCAAGTTAA
- a CDS encoding low specificity L-threonine aldolase gives MYFASDNWAGAHPDIARSLSAAADGYAKAYGASELDKKVERTFSEIFERDVAVFFVGTGTAANSLALASYNRPGGQVFCHAEAHVNVDECNAPEFFSAGSKLVPIDGARGKMPAEALAAALARFSPENVHGGQPVAVTITQATEAGTVYELDEIAAIADVAHRKKLPLHMDGARFANALVTLGATPAEMTWKRGVDILSFGGTKNGCWCAEALVLFDPGRAHEMHFLRKRSAQLFSKSRFIAAQFDAYFHDGLWLELAGHSNAMAAGLAAGIAQAKTARLAWPTGSNEVFAILRNATMQSLRDKGAVFYDWPAPLGIKETMAEDETMVRLVTSFATRPEDVERFLSLCV, from the coding sequence ATGTATTTTGCCTCCGACAACTGGGCAGGCGCCCATCCTGACATCGCACGCAGTCTCTCCGCGGCCGCCGACGGATACGCCAAGGCCTATGGCGCCAGCGAGCTCGACAAAAAGGTCGAGCGAACCTTCAGTGAGATCTTCGAACGCGACGTGGCCGTCTTTTTCGTCGGCACCGGCACGGCTGCCAATTCGCTGGCGCTTGCCAGCTACAACCGCCCCGGGGGGCAGGTTTTCTGCCACGCCGAGGCACACGTGAACGTGGACGAGTGCAACGCGCCCGAATTCTTTTCCGCCGGCTCGAAGCTCGTGCCCATTGATGGCGCGCGTGGAAAGATGCCGGCTGAGGCGTTGGCTGCGGCGCTCGCCCGCTTCTCACCGGAAAATGTCCATGGCGGTCAGCCCGTTGCCGTCACCATAACGCAGGCAACGGAGGCCGGCACCGTCTACGAACTGGACGAGATTGCCGCGATCGCCGACGTTGCGCACCGGAAGAAGCTGCCGCTACATATGGACGGTGCACGCTTTGCCAATGCGCTCGTCACCCTCGGCGCAACGCCTGCGGAAATGACCTGGAAGCGCGGCGTCGATATCCTTTCCTTCGGCGGCACGAAGAACGGCTGCTGGTGTGCGGAAGCGCTGGTGCTTTTCGATCCCGGCCGCGCGCATGAGATGCACTTTCTGCGCAAGCGCTCCGCCCAGCTTTTCTCGAAATCGCGCTTCATCGCCGCCCAGTTCGACGCCTATTTCCACGACGGCCTGTGGTTGGAACTTGCCGGCCATTCCAACGCGATGGCCGCAGGACTGGCCGCCGGGATTGCGCAGGCAAAGACCGCCCGGCTCGCCTGGCCGACCGGATCGAACGAGGTTTTTGCGATCCTGCGCAATGCCACGATGCAATCGCTGCGGGACAAGGGCGCAGTCTTCTACGACTGGCCCGCGCCGCTTGGCATCAAGGAAACGATGGCCGAAGACGAAACGATGGTCCGCCTCGTCACCAGCTTTGCCACCCGACCCGAGGACGTGGAACGCTTCCTGTCGCTGTGTGTTTGA
- a CDS encoding DUF459 domain-containing protein → MGRFRRVALLLTCLAVAVPPAAIYSDAIAQERVQRRTVLDLLFGGFGFGRRAQQRPQTYQQRQQPRRLQARPEKPKTKKKVPAAIAVPEPVVVAKLPDARKVLVVGDFVASGIGDGLAEAFTEIPGVMIEARTNGSSGLVRQDYYNWQTELPALIDEIKPAAVVVSLGANDRQMMAIGGPKEKFRSEAWTKEYEQRVANLSSYVRARNVPLLWVGMPAFQTASMTADMSAFNTIFRGAVEKTGGTFVDIWDGFVDEDGKFVVTGSDINGQQVRLRGSDGVSMTKAGKRKLAFYVEKEIRRILGDAMTVDGQRQGGEAVSDLVVTAPTDAADIVRTQPISLTDPALDGGTVLLGGSALDKGSGRSPRDRMIEKGEFASAPEGRVDDFRMNKLRPAIGIQQNSANRE, encoded by the coding sequence ATGGGACGATTTCGCCGAGTGGCACTGTTATTGACCTGTCTGGCGGTCGCCGTGCCGCCAGCGGCGATCTATTCGGATGCCATAGCGCAGGAGCGCGTCCAGCGCCGCACCGTCCTTGACCTTCTCTTCGGCGGCTTCGGATTCGGACGCCGGGCGCAGCAGCGACCACAGACCTACCAGCAACGCCAGCAACCGCGCCGTTTGCAGGCAAGGCCCGAGAAACCGAAAACCAAGAAGAAGGTGCCGGCGGCCATTGCCGTTCCCGAGCCGGTCGTGGTGGCGAAGCTTCCGGACGCGCGCAAGGTGCTAGTTGTCGGCGATTTTGTCGCCAGTGGCATCGGCGACGGCCTGGCGGAGGCATTCACGGAGATCCCTGGCGTTATGATCGAGGCACGCACGAACGGCTCTTCCGGCCTCGTGCGACAGGACTACTACAACTGGCAAACCGAGCTTCCGGCCCTGATCGATGAAATCAAACCGGCGGCCGTGGTGGTGAGCCTCGGCGCCAACGACCGGCAGATGATGGCGATCGGCGGGCCGAAGGAAAAATTCCGAAGTGAAGCCTGGACGAAGGAATACGAGCAGCGCGTCGCCAATCTCTCCTCGTATGTGAGGGCAAGGAACGTGCCGCTCTTATGGGTCGGCATGCCCGCCTTCCAGACTGCTTCGATGACGGCCGATATGTCGGCCTTCAACACGATTTTTCGCGGCGCTGTCGAGAAAACCGGCGGCACCTTTGTCGACATCTGGGACGGCTTCGTCGACGAGGACGGCAAGTTCGTCGTGACCGGCTCCGATATCAACGGCCAGCAGGTCCGTCTGCGCGGTTCCGACGGCGTATCGATGACGAAGGCCGGCAAGCGAAAGTTGGCCTTCTATGTCGAGAAGGAAATCCGGCGGATCCTCGGAGACGCCATGACGGTCGATGGGCAGAGACAGGGTGGTGAGGCCGTATCGGATCTGGTCGTCACCGCCCCGACCGACGCTGCCGATATCGTCCGAACCCAGCCGATCAGCCTGACCGATCCGGCACTCGACGGCGGCACAGTCCTCCTCGGTGGCTCCGCACTCGACAAGGGCAGCGGCCGCAGCCCGCGTGACCGAATGATCGAAAAGGGCGAGTTTGCGTCGGCACCGGAAGGGCGCGTGGACGACTTCCGGATGAACAAGCTGCGACCAGCGATCGGCATCCAGCAGAATTCAGCGAATCGGGAATAG
- the gltB gene encoding glutamate synthase large subunit: MVDFASTSFGSNRAQTVATGAKTTTTRRTGHPIKQGLYDPKNEHDACGVGFVAHLKGKKSHQIVKDGLFMLENLTHRGAVGADPLMGDGAGILVQIPDRFFREEMAKQGITLPKAGEYAVGHIFMPQDEKLVEYFKSVIKDVVAEEGQHLLGYRDVPVDNSSLSKAPDIVATEPRHVQVFIGAGRNAATTPEFERRLFTLRKVISNRIYDEYKGEESGFYPVSLSSSTIVYKGMFLAYQVGAYYKDLADPRFESAVALVHQRFSTNTFPSWKLAHPYRMVAHNGEINTLRGNVNWMAARQASVSSPLFGDDISKLWPISYEGQSDTACFDNALEFLIRGGYSMAHAVMMLIPEAWAGNQLMSPERKAFYEYHAALMEPWDGPAAVAFTDGKQIGATLDRNGLRPARYLVTDDDRVILASEAGTLPVNEESIVKKWRLQPGKMLLIDMEKGCIISDEEVKHELAAKHPYREWLDHTQLILEDLRPVEPRALRRDVSLLDRQQAFGYTLEDTRLLMSPMATTGQEAIGSMGTDTPISAMSDKTKLLYTYFKQNFAQVTNPPIDPIREELVMSLVSFIGPRPNILDHLGAAHAKRMEVRQPILTNGDLEKIRSIGHTEDRFDTKTLDFTYDVTRGAEAMLEMLDRLCERAEAAVKGGYNIIVLSDRQIGPDRVAIPALLATAAVHHHLIRKGLRTSVGLVVETGEPREVHHFCLLAGYGAEAINPYLAFDTLTDMHKRGEFPKEVDGDEIVYRYIKAVGKGILKVMSKMGISTYQSYCGAQIFDAIGLSSELVDKYFFGTATTIEGIGLEEIAKETVARHKAAFGRDPILANTLDIGGEYAYRMRGEDHAWTPDVVASLQHAVRGNAQDRYKEFSQLVNTSSLRMNTIRGLFSVKDAAAWGKKPISVEEVEPASEIVKRFSTGAMSFGSISREAHTTLAIAMNRIGGKSNTGEGGEEADRYTPLADGSANPERSAIKQVASGRFGVTTEYLVNADMLQIKVAQGAKPGEGGQLPGHKVDATIAKTRHSTPGVGLISPPPHHDIYSIEDLAQLIYDLKNVNPEADISVKLVSEVGVGTVAAGVAKARADHITVAGFDGGTGASPLTSLKHAGSPWEIGLAETHQTLVLNGLRSRVALQVDGGLKTGRDVIIGALLGADEFGFATAPLIAAGCIMMRKCHLNTCPVGVATQDPVLRKRFKGAPEHVVNYFFFVAEEVREILASLGVRKLDEIIGASELLEKERLISHWKSQGLDFSRIFHKIDAPKQATYWTERQNHPIEDVLDRTLIEKAKPALSDKTPVAYEVDIKNVDRSAGAMLSGEVAKRYGHKGLKDDTITVRLNGTAGQSFAAFLARGITFDLVGAGNDYVAKGLSGGRVVVRPPENAKTVAHESIIVGNTVLYGAIAGECYFNGVAGERFAVRNSGAVAVVEGVGDHGCEYMTGGVVVVIGQTGRNFAAGMSGGVAYVLDEEGDFARRCNMAMVELQPVPEEDDMLEKLHHHGGDIMHKGMVDVSGDMTRHDEERLYQLISNHLHYTGSKRAKDILDHWADYRPKFRKVMPVEYRRALEEMERMNMAEAAE; this comes from the coding sequence ATGGTGGATTTCGCGTCGACGAGTTTTGGTTCGAACCGGGCGCAGACGGTTGCGACGGGCGCCAAAACGACGACGACGCGACGAACCGGTCATCCGATAAAACAGGGCCTCTATGATCCGAAAAACGAGCATGACGCCTGCGGCGTCGGCTTCGTCGCCCACCTGAAGGGCAAGAAGTCGCATCAGATCGTCAAGGACGGTCTGTTCATGCTGGAAAACCTGACGCACCGCGGTGCCGTCGGCGCCGATCCGCTGATGGGCGATGGCGCGGGTATACTGGTGCAGATCCCCGACCGCTTCTTCCGCGAGGAAATGGCCAAGCAAGGTATTACCTTGCCGAAGGCCGGCGAATATGCCGTCGGCCATATCTTCATGCCGCAGGACGAAAAGCTCGTTGAGTACTTCAAGAGCGTCATCAAGGATGTCGTGGCCGAGGAAGGCCAGCACCTGCTCGGCTATCGCGACGTGCCGGTCGACAATTCCTCGCTCTCCAAGGCACCCGACATCGTCGCCACCGAGCCGCGCCATGTGCAGGTCTTCATCGGCGCCGGGCGGAACGCTGCGACGACGCCGGAATTCGAGCGTCGGCTGTTCACCCTGCGCAAGGTGATCTCCAACCGCATCTATGACGAATACAAGGGCGAGGAGAGCGGCTTCTATCCGGTGTCGCTGTCGTCGTCGACGATCGTCTACAAGGGCATGTTCCTGGCCTACCAGGTCGGCGCCTACTACAAGGACCTCGCCGACCCGCGCTTCGAATCCGCCGTTGCCCTCGTGCACCAGCGCTTTTCGACCAATACCTTCCCGTCCTGGAAGCTGGCACACCCCTACCGCATGGTCGCCCACAACGGGGAGATCAACACGCTGCGCGGCAACGTCAACTGGATGGCGGCCCGTCAGGCCTCGGTCTCTTCGCCGCTGTTCGGCGACGACATTTCCAAGCTCTGGCCGATCTCCTATGAAGGCCAGTCGGATACGGCCTGTTTCGACAACGCGCTCGAATTTCTGATCCGCGGCGGTTACTCGATGGCCCATGCAGTCATGATGCTGATCCCGGAAGCATGGGCAGGCAACCAGCTGATGTCGCCCGAGCGCAAGGCATTCTACGAGTATCACGCAGCCCTGATGGAACCGTGGGACGGTCCTGCAGCCGTCGCCTTCACCGACGGCAAGCAGATCGGCGCGACGCTTGACCGCAACGGCCTGCGTCCGGCCCGCTATCTCGTCACCGACGATGACCGTGTCATCCTTGCGTCGGAAGCTGGCACGCTGCCCGTGAACGAAGAAAGCATCGTCAAGAAGTGGCGCCTGCAGCCGGGCAAGATGCTGCTGATCGACATGGAGAAGGGTTGCATCATCTCCGACGAAGAGGTGAAGCACGAGCTTGCCGCCAAGCATCCCTATCGCGAGTGGCTGGATCACACCCAACTGATCCTCGAGGACCTGCGCCCGGTCGAGCCGCGCGCGCTTCGCCGCGACGTCTCTCTGCTCGATCGCCAGCAGGCTTTCGGCTACACGCTGGAGGACACCAGGCTGCTGATGTCGCCGATGGCGACCACCGGCCAGGAAGCGATCGGCTCGATGGGCACGGACACGCCGATCTCAGCCATGTCGGACAAGACGAAGCTGCTCTACACCTATTTCAAGCAGAACTTCGCCCAGGTCACCAACCCGCCGATCGACCCGATCCGCGAGGAACTGGTGATGAGCCTCGTTTCGTTCATCGGCCCGCGCCCGAACATCCTCGATCACCTCGGTGCGGCGCATGCGAAACGCATGGAGGTCCGCCAGCCGATCCTGACCAACGGCGACCTGGAAAAGATCCGCTCGATCGGCCACACCGAGGACCGCTTCGACACCAAAACGCTCGATTTCACCTATGACGTCACGCGTGGCGCGGAAGCGATGCTGGAAATGCTCGATCGCCTCTGCGAACGGGCGGAAGCGGCAGTCAAGGGCGGCTACAACATCATCGTGCTCTCCGACCGCCAGATCGGTCCGGACCGCGTCGCGATCCCGGCGCTGCTGGCGACGGCCGCCGTGCATCACCACCTGATCCGCAAGGGCCTGCGCACCTCGGTCGGCCTCGTCGTCGAAACGGGCGAACCGCGTGAAGTGCACCATTTCTGCCTGCTCGCCGGCTACGGCGCCGAGGCGATCAATCCCTACCTTGCCTTCGACACCCTCACCGACATGCACAAGCGCGGCGAGTTTCCGAAGGAGGTCGATGGAGACGAGATCGTCTATCGCTACATCAAGGCGGTCGGAAAGGGCATCCTGAAGGTCATGTCCAAGATGGGCATCTCGACCTACCAGTCCTATTGCGGCGCGCAGATCTTCGACGCGATCGGCCTTTCCTCGGAGCTGGTCGACAAGTATTTCTTCGGCACGGCAACGACAATCGAGGGCATCGGCCTCGAAGAGATCGCCAAGGAGACGGTCGCCCGCCACAAGGCTGCCTTCGGCCGCGATCCGATCCTGGCCAACACGCTCGATATCGGCGGTGAATATGCCTACCGCATGCGCGGCGAGGATCACGCGTGGACGCCCGACGTCGTCGCCTCGCTCCAGCATGCGGTGCGCGGCAATGCGCAGGACCGCTACAAGGAGTTCTCCCAGCTGGTGAACACCTCGTCGCTGCGCATGAACACGATCCGCGGCCTGTTTTCGGTCAAGGACGCGGCGGCCTGGGGCAAGAAGCCGATTTCCGTCGAGGAAGTCGAACCAGCGTCCGAGATCGTCAAACGCTTCTCCACCGGCGCGATGTCGTTCGGGTCGATCTCCAGAGAGGCGCATACGACGCTCGCCATCGCCATGAACCGGATCGGCGGCAAGTCGAACACCGGCGAGGGCGGCGAGGAAGCCGACCGCTACACGCCGCTGGCCGACGGGTCAGCCAACCCGGAGCGCTCGGCGATCAAGCAGGTCGCCTCGGGCCGCTTCGGCGTCACCACCGAGTACCTGGTCAACGCCGACATGCTGCAGATCAAGGTGGCACAGGGCGCCAAGCCCGGCGAAGGCGGCCAGCTGCCCGGCCACAAGGTCGATGCGACGATCGCCAAGACCCGTCACTCGACGCCGGGCGTCGGCCTGATCTCGCCGCCGCCGCACCATGACATCTACTCGATCGAAGATCTGGCACAGCTGATCTACGACCTGAAGAACGTCAATCCGGAGGCCGACATCTCGGTCAAGCTCGTCTCCGAAGTCGGCGTCGGCACGGTTGCGGCGGGCGTTGCCAAGGCGCGTGCCGACCACATCACTGTCGCCGGCTTCGACGGCGGCACCGGCGCCTCGCCGCTGACCTCGCTGAAGCACGCGGGTTCGCCGTGGGAAATCGGCCTGGCCGAAACGCACCAGACGCTGGTCCTCAACGGCCTGCGCTCGCGCGTGGCACTACAGGTCGACGGCGGCCTGAAGACCGGCCGTGACGTCATCATCGGCGCGCTGCTCGGGGCCGACGAGTTCGGCTTCGCCACAGCACCGCTGATTGCGGCCGGCTGCATCATGATGCGCAAGTGCCACCTGAACACCTGTCCGGTCGGCGTCGCCACCCAGGATCCGGTGCTGCGCAAGCGCTTCAAGGGTGCGCCGGAGCACGTCGTCAACTACTTCTTCTTCGTCGCCGAAGAGGTGCGCGAAATCCTCGCCTCGCTCGGCGTGCGCAAGCTCGACGAGATCATCGGTGCCTCCGAACTGCTCGAAAAGGAGCGACTGATCAGCCACTGGAAGTCGCAGGGCCTCGACTTCAGCCGCATCTTCCACAAGATCGATGCGCCGAAGCAGGCGACCTACTGGACCGAGCGGCAGAACCACCCGATCGAGGACGTTCTCGATCGCACGCTGATCGAAAAGGCCAAACCGGCTCTCTCAGACAAGACGCCTGTCGCATACGAGGTCGACATCAAGAACGTCGACCGCTCGGCCGGCGCGATGCTCTCGGGCGAAGTCGCCAAGCGCTACGGTCACAAGGGCCTGAAGGACGACACGATCACCGTGCGCCTCAACGGCACGGCCGGCCAGTCGTTTGCCGCCTTCCTGGCGCGCGGCATCACCTTCGATCTTGTCGGAGCCGGCAACGACTATGTCGCCAAGGGTCTTTCGGGCGGCCGCGTCGTCGTCCGTCCGCCGGAGAACGCCAAGACCGTGGCGCATGAATCGATCATCGTCGGCAACACCGTGCTCTATGGTGCGATCGCGGGCGAATGCTACTTCAACGGCGTCGCCGGCGAACGCTTCGCCGTGCGCAACTCCGGTGCGGTCGCCGTCGTCGAGGGCGTGGGCGACCACGGCTGCGAGTACATGACCGGCGGCGTCGTCGTCGTCATCGGCCAGACCGGCCGAAACTTCGCGGCCGGCATGTCGGGCGGCGTCGCCTACGTGCTGGACGAGGAAGGCGATTTCGCCCGCCGCTGCAACATGGCCATGGTCGAGCTACAGCCGGTGCCGGAAGAAGACGACATGCTCGAGAAGCTGCATCATCACGGCGGCGACATCATGCACAAGGGCATGGTGGACGTTTCCGGCGACATGACGCGGCACGACGAGGAGCGCCTGTACCAGCTCATTTCCAACCACCTGCACTACACGGGCTCGAAACGCGCGAAAGACATTCTGGACCATTGGGCGGACTACCGTCCGAAGTTCCGCAAGGTCATGCCGGTCGAATACCGGCGCGCGCTCGAGGAGATGGAGCGCATGAATATGGCGGAAGCGGCCGAGTAA